From a single Okeanomitos corallinicola TIOX110 genomic region:
- a CDS encoding DUF2949 domain-containing protein, with protein sequence MIIHSTQKGEIQMTPSRYSRLINFLQEDLAISTASLDVALRHREQNTGSLTMVLWQYGLITLEQLEQIYDWLETV encoded by the coding sequence ATGATAATACACTCTACCCAAAAAGGTGAGATACAAATGACACCATCAAGATATTCCCGTTTAATTAATTTTCTCCAAGAAGATTTAGCAATTTCCACCGCTTCCCTCGATGTAGCTTTGCGTCATCGTGAGCAAAATACAGGTTCTTTAACTATGGTTCTTTGGCAGTATGGGTTAATTACCCTAGAACAGTTAGAACAAATTTATGATTGGTTAGAGACTGTATAA